The DNA segment GTCGGGCATCTGGCCTACACGCCACGCGGTGCCATGCCCAGCCTGGCAGGTGCCACGGTTCGCGAGCGCATTGCAGAATTCGGGGTATCGGTACTGGCGCCGTATCGCGGCCAAGGCATCGGCACCCGGCTTTTCGAGCGGGCGGCGATGCACTGCCGCAATGATGATATTGACACCTTGTACGTGCATTGCCTGAGTTCCAACGAGCCCATGATGCATATTGCCATCAAGGCAGGCATGACGATTCACCGCGACCACGGCGAAACCGACGCGTATCTGCGGTTGCCGCCGGCCGACCCCGCCAGCCATTTGCAGGAAGTGTTTGACGAGCAGGTCGCCAGCCTCGACTACACCCTGAAAGCCAATACCCGCGCGCTCGGAAAATTCATCAAGACCCTGCCCGGCATCAAGAACGACTGAAAAAAGCTTCCCGCAGTACGCCGGGAGGCCGGGGCAGGGCAAGGCAGGCCCGTTCCAGGAACGTGCCTGCGAAGCTGGCGCTTAGCCAGCCTTGCCGCCCTTGTGGTGATGCCCGCGGCCGGCGCGCATTTCCTCCTGCGTCAACTTGCCATCCTTGTTGGCGTCGAGCCGCTCGAACATGCGCGCGGTTCTTTCGCGCGCCGCTGCCTCGGCTTCCTGCAGGCTCAGAGCACCATCCCCATCCTTGTCTGCTGCCTTGAAGCTGGCTTCGTGGCGTTCCTGATGCTTGCTGCGCATGGCGTCATGCGTTGCCTGCAATTCTTCTTTCGACAGCTTGCCATCCTTGTTGGTATCGGCGGCGTCGAAGCCCTTGGACAGCAGCGGGTGGTCGGCTGCCTCGGCACGGCTGATCGCGCCATCCTTGTCCTTGTCGAGCTGGGCAATGGGATTGCCGTGGCGGTGGTGGGGGCGCGCCATCCTGTCGGCAGGCGCCGTCGCTGCAGCAGCAGGGGCTGCACTGGTGCTGGCAGGTACCGGCGGGGTCGATTGGGCAATGGCGATGCCTGCAGCAAACAGGCCGGCCACCAGGCCGGTAATGACTTTGACTTGCATGTTGCTTTCTCCTTGAGTAGAGCCGTATCGGCTTGGATTCATTAAACCCCCTGCCACCCCATTCCCCTAGGCCGCTTACCGATTGTTACGCCTGTTACGTGCGCCTGTTACAGCTTGCGCGAGCAGGCTTTGCTGCGGCGCGCATAGAGCCCTCCCTGTACCTGTGTTAGGGTCTACAATGTACAAGCCGGGCTCACGAGGCCCTGGTACATGATGACGTGAAAAACACGCCGCAGCACCTCCAAAGACACGATTTTTGGCACGGAGACAAATCGCATGAATGCACCGCTACTTCCCGGGCAGGCCCTCGTACAGGCGCCGCGCCAGGACGCTATTTCCCTCGACGACAAATTCACGCTTGCGCGTGGCAGGGCTTTCCTGACCGGAACGCAAGCCCTGGTCCGCCTGCCGATGCTGCAGCACCAGCGCGACCAGGCAGCCGGGCTGAATACAGCCGGCTACATCAGCGGCTAT comes from the Janthinobacterium sp. 17J80-10 genome and includes:
- a CDS encoding GNAT family N-acetyltransferase, whose product is MVSDEILGNVLGEPKAPHPSVRIKELTERDRRRLLMHFLALDEPERQMRFGSALPDELLTRYVQKINFARDAVFGVYDDALRLVAVGHLAYTPRGAMPSLAGATVRERIAEFGVSVLAPYRGQGIGTRLFERAAMHCRNDDIDTLYVHCLSSNEPMMHIAIKAGMTIHRDHGETDAYLRLPPADPASHLQEVFDEQVASLDYTLKANTRALGKFIKTLPGIKND
- a CDS encoding EF-hand domain-containing protein, with the protein product MQVKVITGLVAGLFAAGIAIAQSTPPVPASTSAAPAAAATAPADRMARPHHRHGNPIAQLDKDKDGAISRAEAADHPLLSKGFDAADTNKDGKLSKEELQATHDAMRSKHQERHEASFKAADKDGDGALSLQEAEAAARERTARMFERLDANKDGKLTQEEMRAGRGHHHKGGKAG